Proteins encoded together in one Sulfitobacter pontiacus window:
- the recA gene encoding recombinase RecA, whose translation MATADLLTMDNKKQAEKQKALDSALAQIERQFGKGSIMKLGAEGAIQDIKASSTGSLGLDIALGIGGLPMGRIIEIYGPESSGKTTLTLHCVAEQQKNGGVCAFVDAEHALDPQYARKLGVDIDELLISQPDTGEQALEITDTLVRSGAVNMVVVDSVAALTPKSELEGDMGDSSVGVQARLMSQAMRKLTGSISRSNCMVIFINQIRMKIGVMFGSPETTTGGNALKFYSSVRLDIRRIGALKDRDEVVGNATRVKIVKNKVAAPFKQVEFDIMYGEGISKMGELLDLGVKAGVVDKSGSWFSYGDERIGQGRENAKTFLKENTAMANEIEDKIRAAHGLDFDGSDSDDADILEA comes from the coding sequence ATGGCAACGGCAGATCTTTTGACTATGGACAACAAGAAACAAGCTGAGAAGCAAAAGGCCCTGGACAGCGCGCTGGCACAGATTGAACGCCAGTTCGGCAAAGGGTCGATCATGAAGCTGGGGGCCGAGGGGGCCATTCAGGACATCAAGGCAAGCTCGACCGGTTCGTTGGGGCTGGATATCGCGCTTGGTATCGGCGGTCTGCCCATGGGGCGGATCATCGAGATTTATGGCCCGGAATCCTCGGGTAAGACCACATTGACTCTGCATTGTGTTGCGGAGCAGCAGAAAAACGGCGGCGTTTGTGCCTTTGTTGACGCGGAACACGCGCTTGACCCGCAATACGCGCGCAAACTGGGCGTTGATATCGACGAGCTGCTGATTTCCCAGCCTGACACCGGCGAACAAGCGCTTGAAATTACGGATACGTTGGTCCGCTCCGGTGCTGTGAATATGGTGGTGGTCGACTCCGTCGCGGCGCTCACACCAAAGTCCGAGTTGGAAGGCGATATGGGCGACAGCTCTGTCGGGGTGCAGGCCCGTCTGATGAGCCAGGCAATGCGGAAACTGACAGGCTCGATCTCGCGGTCGAACTGCATGGTGATTTTCATCAACCAGATCCGGATGAAAATCGGCGTTATGTTCGGGTCGCCCGAAACGACGACCGGTGGGAACGCGCTGAAATTCTATTCTTCCGTCCGTCTGGACATCCGCCGCATTGGCGCGCTCAAGGATCGTGACGAGGTGGTCGGCAACGCCACACGGGTCAAGATCGTCAAGAACAAGGTGGCCGCACCGTTCAAGCAGGTCGAATTCGACATTATGTATGGGGAAGGGATCTCCAAGATGGGCGAGCTGCTGGATCTTGGGGTGAAGGCTGGCGTGGTTGATAAATCGGGATCGTGGTTTAGCTATGGCGATGAACGGATCGGGCAGGGGCGTGAAAACGCCAAGACCTTCCTGAAAGAAAACACCGCCATGGCAAATGAGATCGAAGATAAAATCCGCGCGGCCCATGGGCTGGACTTCGACGGCTCCGACAGCGACGACGCGGATATCCTCGAAGCGTAA
- a CDS encoding gamma-glutamyl kinase codes for MLVFFKERLAFLSVPKTGTTAYETALAPRADMVISEPPMLKHAPVYRYNRFIRPMFLKVCDTELELMAVMREPISWLGSWYRYRQRPFMQGKPNATFDVSFDEFILAYMKGKKPGFADVGSQLNFMAAQPNGTGITHYFRYENQDRLKDFLEQRLDVTLDLKQENVSPQMDLHLSPEIEQRFKRKFADEFALYDSIE; via the coding sequence GTGCTTGTTTTCTTTAAGGAACGCCTTGCGTTTTTGTCGGTTCCAAAAACCGGAACGACAGCCTATGAAACCGCTTTGGCCCCCCGGGCGGATATGGTCATTTCCGAACCGCCCATGCTGAAACATGCGCCGGTCTATCGCTACAACCGGTTTATTCGCCCGATGTTTCTGAAAGTCTGCGACACGGAGCTTGAATTGATGGCCGTCATGCGCGAGCCGATCAGTTGGCTGGGCAGTTGGTATCGTTATCGCCAGCGGCCCTTTATGCAAGGCAAGCCCAATGCCACCTTTGATGTGAGTTTTGATGAATTCATTCTTGCCTATATGAAGGGGAAAAAACCAGGATTTGCCGACGTGGGCAGCCAGCTGAACTTTATGGCGGCGCAACCGAACGGAACGGGCATAACCCATTATTTTCGATACGAGAATCAGGATCGGTTAAAAGATTTTCTTGAACAAAGGCTCGACGTGACGCTTGATCTGAAACAAGAAAATGTGTCCCCCCAAATGGACCTGCATCTTTCCCCGGAGATAGAGCAACGTTTCAAACGCAAATTCGCAGATGAATTCGCGCTTTACGACTCGATCGAGTAG